The Mauremys reevesii isolate NIE-2019 linkage group 21, ASM1616193v1, whole genome shotgun sequence genome has a window encoding:
- the MTHFR gene encoding methylenetetrahydrofolate reductase isoform X2, with protein MDSRFDRMGMGGPLFIDVTWHPAGDPGSDKETSSMIIANTAVNYCGLETVLHMTCCNQTKEEITGHLQKAKHLGLKNIMALRGDPIGEEWEEEVEGFNYAVDLVKHIRCEFDDYFDICVAGYPKGHPEAESYEADLRHLKEKVSAGADFIITQLFFRSETFLAFMKDCQAIGITCPIVPGIFPIQGYHSLRQLVKLSKLEVPQEIKEVIEPIKDNDAAIRNYGVELAVSMCRELLDSGMVSGLHFYTLNREVATTEILKRLGIWKEDPRRPLPWAVSAHPKRRVEDVRPIFWASRPKSYIHRTQEWDDFPNGRWGNSSSPAFGELKDYYLFYLKSKSPREELLKMWGEELMSEESVFEVFTCYISGEPNREGHKVTCLPWNDDPLAAETNLLKEQLEKVNRRGILTINSQPNINGKPSTDPIVGWGPSGGYVFQKAYLEFFTSSENVTALLKVLKTKKYELRVNYHIVNVRGENITNAPDLQPNAVTWGIFPGREIIQPTVVDPVSFMYWKDEAFALWIEQWAKLYEEESPSRMIIQYIHDNYYLVNLVDNEFPLENCLWQVMEDTFELLNCPTEQ; from the exons ATGGACTCCAG GTTCGACCGCATGGGGATGGGTGGCCCACTCTTCATTGACGTGACCTGGCACCCAGCAGGGGACCCAGGCTCAGACAAGGAGACTTCCTCCATGATCATCGCCAACACGGCTGTCAACTACTGTGGCCTGGAGACCGTCCTGCACATGACATGTTGCAACCAGACCAAAGAGGAGATCACAGGGCATCTGCAGAAGGCCAAGCATCTGGGGCTGAAGAACATCATGGCGCTGCGAGGAG ACCCCATTGGTGAGGAGTGGGAGGAAGAGGTGGAAGGCTTCAACTATGCCGTTGACTTGGTGAAGCACATTCGCTGCGAGTTCGATGACTATTTTGACATCTGCGTGGCAG GTTACCCCAAGGGCCACCCTGAAGCTGAGAGCTACGAAGCCGACCTGAGGCACTTGAAGGAGAAAGTCTCTGCTGGGGCTGACTTCATCatcacacagctcttcttcaggtccgaGACCTTCCTTGCGTTCATGAAGGACTGTCAGGCCATTGGCATCACGTGCCCCATTGTACCTGGCATCTTTCCCATACAG GGTTACCATTCGCTGCGCCAGCTCGTGAAGCTCTCCAAACTCGAGGTGCCGCAGGAGATCAAAGAAGTGATTGAGCCCATCAAGGACAACGACGCAGCCATCCGGAACTACGGGGTGGAGCTGGCGGTGTCCATGTGCCGGGAGCTGCTGGACAGCGGCATGGTGTCCGGCCTGCATTTCTACACCCTCAACAGAGAAGTGGCCACCACTGAGATCCTCAAACGTCTGGGCATTTGGAAAGAGGATCCCAG ACGGCCTCTGCCCTGGGCAGTCAGCGcccaccccaagaggagagtcGAAGACGTCCGGCCTATTTTCTGGGCCTCCAGGCCAAAGAGCTACATTCACCGAACTCAGGAATGGGACGATTTCCCCAATGGCCGCTG GGGGAACTCTTCCTCGCCAGCCTTCGGCGAGCTGAAGGACTATTACCTCTTCTACCTGAAGAGCAAGTCGCCTCGGGAGGAGCTCCTGAAGATGTGGGGCGAGGAGCTGATGAGCGAGGAGAGCGTCTTCGAGGTGTTCACCTGTTACATCTCCGGAGAGCCCAACCGGGAGGGGCACAAG GTCACCTGCCTGCCCTGGAACGACGACcctctcgctgctgaaaccaacCTCTTGAAAGAGCAGCTGGAGAAGGTGAACAGAAGAGGAATCCTGACCATCAACTCCCAGCCAAACATCAATGGCAAACCGTCCACTGACCCCATCGTGGGCTGGGGACCCAGTGGGGGCTATGTCTTCCAGAAG GCATACCTGGAATTCTTCACCTCCAGCGAGAACGTCACCGCGCTGCTTAAAGTGCTGAAGACGAAGAAGTACGAGCTCCGTGTGAATTACCACATTGTCAACGTCCGG GGTGAAAACATCACCAACGCTCCCGATCTGCAGCCCAACGCCGTGACCTGGGGCATCTTCCCAGGCAGAGAGATCATTCAGCCGACGGTTGTGGATCCAGTTAGCTTCATGTACTGGAAG GATGAGGCCTTCGCTTTGTGGATTGAGCAGTGGGCTAAGCTGTACGAAGAGGAGTCTCCCTCTCGCATGATTATCCAGTACATCCACGACAACTACTACTTGGTCAACCTGGTGGACAACGAGTTCCCGCTGGAGAACTGCCTGTGGCAGGTCATGGAGGACACTTTCGAGCTGTTGAACTGTCCCACGGAGCAGTGA
- the MTHFR gene encoding methylenetetrahydrofolate reductase isoform X1: MVNEPHSASNGSASSRSDGSSSGSEGSKDSSRCSTPVLDAERHERLREKMRRRYDSGDKWFSLEFFPPRTANGAVNLISRFDRMGMGGPLFIDVTWHPAGDPGSDKETSSMIIANTAVNYCGLETVLHMTCCNQTKEEITGHLQKAKHLGLKNIMALRGDPIGEEWEEEVEGFNYAVDLVKHIRCEFDDYFDICVAGYPKGHPEAESYEADLRHLKEKVSAGADFIITQLFFRSETFLAFMKDCQAIGITCPIVPGIFPIQGYHSLRQLVKLSKLEVPQEIKEVIEPIKDNDAAIRNYGVELAVSMCRELLDSGMVSGLHFYTLNREVATTEILKRLGIWKEDPRRPLPWAVSAHPKRRVEDVRPIFWASRPKSYIHRTQEWDDFPNGRWGNSSSPAFGELKDYYLFYLKSKSPREELLKMWGEELMSEESVFEVFTCYISGEPNREGHKVTCLPWNDDPLAAETNLLKEQLEKVNRRGILTINSQPNINGKPSTDPIVGWGPSGGYVFQKAYLEFFTSSENVTALLKVLKTKKYELRVNYHIVNVRGENITNAPDLQPNAVTWGIFPGREIIQPTVVDPVSFMYWKDEAFALWIEQWAKLYEEESPSRMIIQYIHDNYYLVNLVDNEFPLENCLWQVMEDTFELLNCPTEQ; encoded by the exons ATGGTCAACGAGCCCCACAGTGCCAGCAATGGGAGCGCCAGTTCCAGGTCGGacggcagcagcagcggcagtgAGGGCTCCAAGGACAGCTCACGATGCTCCACCCCCGTCCTGGATGCTGAGCGCCACGAGCGGCTGCGGGAGAAGATGCGCCGGCGATACGACTCCGGGGACAAGTGGTTCTCCTTAGAGTTCTTCCCCCCGCGGACGGCCAATGGTGCGGTCAACCTGATCTCCAG GTTCGACCGCATGGGGATGGGTGGCCCACTCTTCATTGACGTGACCTGGCACCCAGCAGGGGACCCAGGCTCAGACAAGGAGACTTCCTCCATGATCATCGCCAACACGGCTGTCAACTACTGTGGCCTGGAGACCGTCCTGCACATGACATGTTGCAACCAGACCAAAGAGGAGATCACAGGGCATCTGCAGAAGGCCAAGCATCTGGGGCTGAAGAACATCATGGCGCTGCGAGGAG ACCCCATTGGTGAGGAGTGGGAGGAAGAGGTGGAAGGCTTCAACTATGCCGTTGACTTGGTGAAGCACATTCGCTGCGAGTTCGATGACTATTTTGACATCTGCGTGGCAG GTTACCCCAAGGGCCACCCTGAAGCTGAGAGCTACGAAGCCGACCTGAGGCACTTGAAGGAGAAAGTCTCTGCTGGGGCTGACTTCATCatcacacagctcttcttcaggtccgaGACCTTCCTTGCGTTCATGAAGGACTGTCAGGCCATTGGCATCACGTGCCCCATTGTACCTGGCATCTTTCCCATACAG GGTTACCATTCGCTGCGCCAGCTCGTGAAGCTCTCCAAACTCGAGGTGCCGCAGGAGATCAAAGAAGTGATTGAGCCCATCAAGGACAACGACGCAGCCATCCGGAACTACGGGGTGGAGCTGGCGGTGTCCATGTGCCGGGAGCTGCTGGACAGCGGCATGGTGTCCGGCCTGCATTTCTACACCCTCAACAGAGAAGTGGCCACCACTGAGATCCTCAAACGTCTGGGCATTTGGAAAGAGGATCCCAG ACGGCCTCTGCCCTGGGCAGTCAGCGcccaccccaagaggagagtcGAAGACGTCCGGCCTATTTTCTGGGCCTCCAGGCCAAAGAGCTACATTCACCGAACTCAGGAATGGGACGATTTCCCCAATGGCCGCTG GGGGAACTCTTCCTCGCCAGCCTTCGGCGAGCTGAAGGACTATTACCTCTTCTACCTGAAGAGCAAGTCGCCTCGGGAGGAGCTCCTGAAGATGTGGGGCGAGGAGCTGATGAGCGAGGAGAGCGTCTTCGAGGTGTTCACCTGTTACATCTCCGGAGAGCCCAACCGGGAGGGGCACAAG GTCACCTGCCTGCCCTGGAACGACGACcctctcgctgctgaaaccaacCTCTTGAAAGAGCAGCTGGAGAAGGTGAACAGAAGAGGAATCCTGACCATCAACTCCCAGCCAAACATCAATGGCAAACCGTCCACTGACCCCATCGTGGGCTGGGGACCCAGTGGGGGCTATGTCTTCCAGAAG GCATACCTGGAATTCTTCACCTCCAGCGAGAACGTCACCGCGCTGCTTAAAGTGCTGAAGACGAAGAAGTACGAGCTCCGTGTGAATTACCACATTGTCAACGTCCGG GGTGAAAACATCACCAACGCTCCCGATCTGCAGCCCAACGCCGTGACCTGGGGCATCTTCCCAGGCAGAGAGATCATTCAGCCGACGGTTGTGGATCCAGTTAGCTTCATGTACTGGAAG GATGAGGCCTTCGCTTTGTGGATTGAGCAGTGGGCTAAGCTGTACGAAGAGGAGTCTCCCTCTCGCATGATTATCCAGTACATCCACGACAACTACTACTTGGTCAACCTGGTGGACAACGAGTTCCCGCTGGAGAACTGCCTGTGGCAGGTCATGGAGGACACTTTCGAGCTGTTGAACTGTCCCACGGAGCAGTGA